Genomic window (Takifugu rubripes chromosome 1, fTakRub1.2, whole genome shotgun sequence):
TTCGCGGCCGTGGAGGTTTATCTGGCGCCGCGCTGTCGTGAAATTTTTACCATTTGCATgaactcttcctctctgtgtgtgtttattttaacgCCCTCACACAGTGTGTGTTGCCAGTCTACTGGGGGCCAATGCAGAGATCAAGCTCACCATCCCCGTGGGGAGGATATTTACATACGAGCTGATGAGAGAGACTTTCCAAAACGACTTTGAACCTTTGACAAAACTCTACGGTAACATCTTCCTCTCCAGGATTTCTCTCCCCTCACTGCTGGTCGGACAGCCTTCCAatatctctcctcttttctgtgtATGAGCAGGGCGCTTGTACGGTGACCCCATCACCTTTAAGTGCAACCTGCAGAACTTCCCAGATCTGCCAGAGTGGCTCCGCTTCACCCAGAGGCATCAGTATGATAACGGCTTCCTGTACGGCTCGCCAACGTCTCCGGGGAAAAACGTGATTGAGGTGTGACGCCATTCCTTCCCACCAGAAACCTGACTAGTTCCAGCTCACACTCAGAGTTTCGAGTCTCGTTTTAAAAGATTCCGATCTGTCTCCTCACCTGTGGGCCCACTTCTCCCCCGTCTTTAACTGTTTTAGACCTCCCCGTGCACATCAGGGTCTCAATACAAGCGCCAGTGCGACACGTGTCAGTGCGACTGACACGTACCAGCGTTGAACATCAGGTCTCGCTGTCGGCCGGTTGGAGAGTTTCTCTCTGGAGCTTCTGTTTGCAAAGCCACATTAAAGATTCAGGAGGCGCACGTGCTTCCTTTGGAGGTCGTGTCCCAGTCTGTCAGAGAGAATTCGCTCCAGATTACAGCAGTAGTCCAGATTAGGTTTAAACAGACGACAGCCGCAGAGGGGGATTACAGCAGTTCAAGACATGGACCTCTTAACATATGACAAGATGCAGTTATTATCATTCAAGATAACAGTTGTATGTTGtaaatgattgatttatttaGCAGAAATGCAGCATTTCTCTGACTGCACGGCTAGGAAGTTTACAAAGCAGTGGTGACACCGTTCCTTTTTCTGACAGATCTACGCCACCAACAAGCGAAGCTACGAGGTCGTCAGGCACATACTGGTCATCAAAGTGGTAGCAGGTATGGACGCTGCAGACGGCGGTGGGTTGAGACATAAAAAGGGGCTGATGAACGCCTCTGCTCTTATTTCCAGAGAAGATGCTGCCTTATCAGGCAGAGTTCTTCATCAAGCTGAGGGAGATTGAGAAAGTGCTGCCCTCTTCTGTCCAGGATGAGATAAGGCAGGATTTACAGAAGCTGTGGGACACGGAGGCCTTGGAAATAGTGAATATCAGCAACGCCCTCGATCGTGGCGGCAGAGTTCCTCTGCCTCTGGCGGGTCACTTTGAAGGGTAAACAGATCTGCGCCGCTGTGACGTGTGTGTCGCGTATTTAACAAAGTTCTGACTTTGATCAGGGTGTATGTGAAGGTGGGGTCAGAGCAGTACTTCTCAAACTGCCTTCTGATGGTGCTGAGGCCGCAGCACCAGAAACAGTGTAGGGCAGGGGCCAAGGTCAAGGCCCCCGGGGGCTGCAACTTCTGCAGCATTCCTAGCAACTGCATCAGCTGGTGCAAGACGGAGCTGGTGAGGTTTTAATATCAATTCTTTATGAGCGAAACTGTATAATAGATGAGGGAGGACTGCCGTGTTTGGTCAGAACCCATCAGAAGGAAAAACCTGTGTCAATAATTGGCTTTGTCTTTGCTCCCCCCGCCCCCTTTTTATCAGTTTGATCTGACAAAGCAGGAGCcgagcccccctcctcccactgtGGGACCTGGGATCCTGGAGAGCGGAGGTGAATTTGACCCTCTCGAGTCGCCTCCGAGCGTCGACTTTTTCCCCGATTACATCGTGACGGTGATCGTGCCCCTGATCATCGCCATCGTCCTGTGTCTGCTGCTGGCCTACATCATGTTTGgcaggagagagggagtgtATGCGCTCGATTATTTATTTTGCAATCTCCAGATCAGTCGGTGC
Coding sequences:
- the sgca gene encoding alpha-sarcoglycan; the protein is MFLGVGGKNSSSMSSAATPRPLHLPLSITGPNKMAGDWSCVFSLAVCVASLLGANAEIKLTIPVGRIFTYELMRETFQNDFEPLTKLYGRLYGDPITFKCNLQNFPDLPEWLRFTQRHQYDNGFLYGSPTSPGKNVIEIYATNKRSYEVVRHILVIKVVAEKMLPYQAEFFIKLREIEKVLPSSVQDEIRQDLQKLWDTEALEIVNISNALDRGGRVPLPLAGHFEGVYVKVGSEQYFSNCLLMVLRPQHQKQCRAGAKVKAPGGCNFCSIPSNCISWCKTELFDLTKQEPSPPPPTVGPGILESGGEFDPLESPPSVDFFPDYIVTVIVPLIIAIVLCLLLAYIMFGRREGVQKRNARTNQIQLYHHQTIHGNTDELRNMAGSRRVPPPLSTLPMFNSRTGDESPPLQSDSPSIPLIMAQYDPHSDTLPRK